A genomic region of Candidatus Pseudomonas phytovorans contains the following coding sequences:
- the glyS gene encoding glycine--tRNA ligase subunit beta — MSAQDFLVELGTEELPPKALASLGDAFLAGIEKGLQAAGLNYTGKQVYAAPRRLAVLIRQLDVQQPDRSINIDGPPLQAAFKDGEPTQAALGFAKKCGVELAEIDQSGPKLRFSQHIPGKSTVGLLPTIVEDSLNDLPIPKRMRWAASREEFVRPTQWLVMLLGDQVVDCTILSQKAGRESRGHRFHHPENVLITTPANYVEDLRKAYVLADFAERRELISKRTAELAMQQEGTAIVPPALLDEVTALVEWPVPLVCSFEERFLEVPQEALITTMQDNQKYFCLLDSEGKLLPRFITVANVESRDPIQIVQGNEKVVRPRLTDAEFFFKQDKKQPLETFNERLKNVVFQAQLGTVYDKAERVSRLAAFIAPLIGGDAQRASRAGLLSKCDLATEMVGEFPEMQGVAGYYYALNDGEPQDVALALNEQYMPRGAGAELPQTLTGAAVAIADKLDTLVGIFGIGMLPTGSKDPYALRRAALGVLRILIEKQLDLNLTGAVEFAVKQFGAKVKAAGLAEQVLEFIFDRLRARYEDEGIDVATYLSVRALQPGSALDFDQRVQAVQAFRKLPEAEALAAVNKRVSNLLSKAEGAIAEQVEPKYFDNANEFSLYSAIQQADQAVQPMAAARQYSESLARLAALRDPVDAFFEAVMVNAEDAKVRANRYALLSRLRGLFLGVADISLLG, encoded by the coding sequence ATGAGTGCTCAAGATTTCCTGGTTGAACTGGGCACCGAAGAGCTGCCACCGAAAGCCCTCGCCAGCCTTGGCGACGCCTTCCTGGCCGGTATCGAGAAAGGCCTGCAGGCCGCTGGCCTGAACTACACCGGCAAGCAGGTCTACGCAGCGCCGCGTCGCCTGGCCGTGCTCATCCGCCAGCTGGACGTGCAGCAGCCTGACCGTAGCATCAACATTGATGGCCCACCCCTGCAGGCGGCCTTCAAAGACGGCGAGCCGACCCAGGCTGCCTTGGGCTTTGCCAAGAAGTGTGGCGTGGAGCTGGCCGAAATCGACCAGAGCGGCCCCAAGCTGCGCTTCTCTCAGCACATCCCGGGCAAGTCCACCGTCGGCCTGCTGCCAACCATCGTCGAGGATTCGCTCAACGACCTGCCGATTCCCAAGCGCATGCGCTGGGCGGCCAGCCGTGAAGAGTTCGTGCGCCCGACCCAATGGCTAGTGATGCTGCTGGGCGACCAAGTGGTCGACTGCACCATCCTGTCGCAGAAGGCTGGCCGTGAATCCCGTGGCCATCGCTTCCACCACCCGGAAAACGTGCTCATCACCACCCCGGCCAACTATGTCGAAGACCTGCGCAAAGCCTACGTGCTGGCGGACTTCGCCGAGCGCCGCGAGCTGATCAGCAAGCGTACCGCCGAGCTTGCCATGCAGCAGGAAGGCACCGCCATCGTGCCGCCAGCGCTGCTGGACGAAGTGACCGCCCTGGTCGAATGGCCGGTGCCGCTGGTGTGCTCGTTCGAGGAGCGTTTCCTCGAAGTGCCGCAGGAAGCCCTGATCACCACCATGCAGGACAACCAGAAGTACTTCTGCCTGCTGGACAGCGAAGGCAAGCTGCTGCCGCGCTTCATCACCGTGGCCAACGTCGAAAGCCGCGACCCGATACAGATCGTGCAAGGCAACGAGAAGGTCGTACGCCCACGCCTGACCGACGCCGAGTTCTTCTTCAAGCAGGACAAGAAGCAGCCGCTGGAAACCTTCAACGAGCGCCTGAAGAACGTGGTGTTCCAGGCTCAGCTGGGCACTGTGTACGACAAGGCCGAGCGCGTTTCCAGGCTGGCCGCCTTCATCGCCCCGCTGATCGGCGGCGACGCCCAGCGCGCCAGCCGTGCCGGCCTGCTGTCGAAGTGCGACCTGGCCACCGAGATGGTCGGCGAGTTCCCAGAAATGCAGGGTGTTGCCGGTTACTACTACGCGCTCAACGACGGTGAGCCGCAAGACGTCGCCCTGGCCCTGAACGAGCAGTACATGCCGCGCGGTGCTGGCGCCGAGCTGCCGCAGACCCTCACCGGTGCTGCCGTGGCCATCGCCGACAAACTCGACACCCTGGTAGGCATCTTCGGCATCGGCATGCTGCCTACCGGTAGCAAGGACCCATACGCCCTGCGCCGTGCAGCCCTGGGCGTGCTGCGCATCCTGATCGAGAAACAGCTGGACCTGAACCTGACCGGTGCGGTCGAATTCGCGGTCAAGCAGTTCGGCGCCAAGGTCAAGGCCGCTGGCCTTGCCGAGCAGGTGCTGGAGTTCATCTTCGACCGCCTGCGTGCGCGTTACGAAGACGAAGGCATCGATGTGGCCACTTACCTGTCGGTACGTGCCCTGCAGCCGGGTTCCGCGCTGGACTTCGACCAGCGTGTACAGGCCGTTCAGGCCTTCCGCAAGCTGCCGGAAGCCGAGGCCCTGGCCGCGGTGAACAAGCGTGTATCGAACCTGCTGAGCAAGGCCGAAGGCGCCATCGCCGAACAGGTCGAGCCAAAGTACTTCGACAACGCCAACGAGTTCTCCCTGTACTCGGCCATCCAGCAGGCCGACCAGGCCGTGCAACCAATGGCTGCTGCACGCCAGTACAGCGAATCGCTGGCCCGCCTGGCGGCCCTGCGTGATCCGGTCGACGCCTTCTTCGAGGCGGTGATGGTCAACGCTGAAGACGCCAAGGTCCGCGCCAACCGTTATGCCCTGCTCAGCCGCCTGCGTGGCCTGTTCCTGGGCGTGGCCGACATTTCGCTGCTGGGGTAA
- a CDS encoding tetratricopeptide repeat protein yields MRESLEKMLAKGVDNPLLRFGLGKAWLDEGNGAEAAVHLARCVEQDPKYSAAWKLLGKAYQLVGDLAAARKAWEDGIVAAQAHGDKQAEKEMTVFLKKLNKTSG; encoded by the coding sequence ATGCGCGAGTCGTTGGAAAAGATGCTGGCCAAGGGTGTGGATAACCCGCTGCTGCGGTTCGGGCTGGGCAAGGCCTGGCTGGATGAAGGTAACGGGGCAGAGGCTGCGGTGCATCTGGCGCGCTGTGTGGAGCAGGACCCTAAGTATTCGGCGGCGTGGAAGCTGCTGGGCAAGGCTTATCAACTGGTCGGTGATCTGGCGGCGGCGCGCAAGGCCTGGGAGGATGGGATCGTGGCGGCACAGGCCCATGGGGACAAGCAGGCCGAGAAAGAGATGACTGTGTTCCTCAAGAAACTCAATAAAACGTCAGGTTAA
- the trkA gene encoding Trk system potassium transporter TrkA, translating into MKIIILGAGQVGGTLAEHLASEANDITVVDTDGERLRDLGDRLDIRTVQGRGSLPTVLRQAGADDADMLVAVTNSDETNMVACQVAYSLFHTPTKIARVRESSYLTREELFDNDHIPVDVLISPEQVVTNYIKRLIEHPGSLQVIDFAEGKAQLVAVKAYYGGPLVGQQLRQIRAHMPNVDTRVAAIFRRDRPITPRGDTVIEADDEVFFIAAKKDIRAVMGELRRIDETNKRIVIAGGGQIGERLAEAIESRYQVKIIEMNPARCRHLSDTLESTVVLQGSASDKDLMLEENIADADIFLALTNDDEANIMSSLLAKRLGAGKVMTIINNPAYVDLVQGGDIDIAISPQLATIGTLLAHVRRGDIVSVHSLRRGAAEAIEAVAHGDSKSSKVVGKAIEDIALPPGTTIGAIIRDEEVMIAHDDTLIESGDHVILFVVDKKHIRDVEKLFHVGLSFF; encoded by the coding sequence ATGAAAATCATCATCCTCGGTGCAGGGCAGGTAGGCGGTACGCTGGCAGAGCACCTGGCCAGCGAAGCGAACGACATCACCGTGGTCGACACCGATGGCGAGCGTTTGCGCGACCTCGGTGACCGCCTCGACATCCGCACCGTGCAGGGCCGCGGCTCGCTGCCGACGGTGCTGCGCCAGGCCGGTGCCGATGACGCCGACATGCTGGTGGCGGTGACCAACAGCGACGAGACCAACATGGTCGCCTGCCAGGTGGCCTATTCGCTGTTCCACACCCCGACCAAGATCGCCCGGGTGCGCGAATCGTCGTATCTGACGCGTGAAGAACTGTTCGACAACGACCATATCCCGGTCGATGTACTGATCAGCCCCGAGCAGGTGGTGACCAACTACATCAAGCGCCTGATCGAACACCCAGGCTCGCTGCAGGTGATCGACTTCGCCGAAGGCAAGGCCCAGCTGGTAGCGGTGAAGGCCTACTACGGGGGCCCGCTGGTCGGCCAGCAGCTGCGCCAGATCCGTGCGCACATGCCCAACGTCGACACCCGCGTGGCCGCCATCTTCCGCCGCGACCGGCCGATCACCCCACGCGGCGACACGGTAATCGAGGCTGACGACGAAGTATTCTTCATCGCCGCCAAGAAGGACATCCGCGCCGTGATGGGTGAGTTGCGCCGCATCGACGAGACCAACAAGCGCATCGTCATTGCCGGCGGCGGGCAGATCGGCGAACGCCTGGCCGAAGCCATCGAGAGCCGCTACCAGGTGAAGATCATCGAGATGAACCCGGCCCGTTGCCGGCACCTCTCCGATACCCTGGAAAGCACTGTAGTGCTGCAAGGCAGCGCATCGGACAAAGACTTGATGCTCGAAGAGAACATCGCCGATGCCGATATTTTCCTGGCGCTGACCAACGATGACGAAGCCAACATCATGTCGTCGTTGCTGGCCAAGCGCCTGGGTGCGGGCAAGGTGATGACCATCATCAACAACCCGGCCTATGTCGACCTGGTGCAGGGCGGTGATATCGACATCGCCATCAGCCCGCAGCTGGCCACCATCGGCACCCTGCTGGCGCACGTGCGCCGGGGCGATATTGTCAGCGTGCACTCGCTGCGCCGCGGCGCGGCCGAGGCCATCGAGGCCGTGGCGCACGGGGATTCGAAGTCGAGCAAGGTGGTCGGCAAGGCCATCGAGGACATCGCCCTGCCACCGGGCACCACCATCGGCGCGATCATCCGCGACGAAGAGGTCATGATTGCCCATGACGACACCCTGATCGAGTCGGGTGACCATGTGATCCTGTTCGTTGTGGATAAAAAACACATTCGGGATGTGGAGAAGCTGTTCCACGTCGGCTTGAGTTTCTTCTAG
- the gmhB gene encoding D-glycero-beta-D-manno-heptose 1,7-bisphosphate 7-phosphatase, translating to MKLLILDRDGVINHDSDAYIKTLEEWVPIPGSVEAIAQLSKAGWTVAVATNQSGIARGYYTLATLEAMHARLRVLVAEQGGEVGHIVYCPHGPDEGCACRKPKPGMLVAIAEHYRVGLQGVWFVGDSKGDLEAALAVGAQPVLVKTGKGERTLEKGVPETTLIFDDLAAIARELI from the coding sequence TTGAAACTGCTGATTCTCGACCGTGACGGGGTCATCAACCATGACTCCGACGCCTACATCAAGACGCTGGAAGAATGGGTGCCGATCCCAGGCTCGGTCGAGGCCATCGCGCAGTTGAGCAAAGCGGGCTGGACGGTGGCCGTGGCCACCAACCAGTCCGGCATTGCCCGTGGCTATTACACACTGGCAACCCTGGAAGCCATGCACGCACGCCTGCGTGTGCTGGTGGCCGAGCAGGGGGGCGAGGTGGGCCATATCGTGTATTGCCCGCACGGCCCAGACGAAGGCTGCGCTTGTCGCAAGCCAAAGCCTGGCATGCTGGTGGCGATTGCCGAGCATTACCGGGTCGGCCTGCAAGGCGTCTGGTTCGTCGGCGACAGTAAAGGTGACCTGGAGGCCGCCCTGGCCGTCGGTGCACAACCCGTGTTGGTAAAAACCGGCAAGGGCGAGCGGACCCTGGAAAAGGGTGTGCCTGAAACTACACTGATTTTCGACGATCTGGCAGCTATCGCCAGAGAACTAATTTAA
- the fmt gene encoding methionyl-tRNA formyltransferase — MRIVFAGTPEFAAEHLKALLDSPYEIVAVYTQPDRPAGRGQKLMPSAVKALAVAHDIPVLQPPTLRNAEAQAELAALKPDLMVVVAYGLILPQAVLDIPRLGCINSHASLLPRWRGAAPIQRAVEAGDAESGVTVMRMEAGLDTGPMLLKVVTPISADDTGGTLHDRLAEMGPPAVIQAIAGLADGSLQGEVQDDALATYAHKLNKDEARIDWARPAVELERLIRAFNPWPVCHSTLDGETVKVLGANLSTAKGAPGEILSASKDGLVVACGDQALSLTRLQLPGGKALNFSDLFNSRREKFAAGKVLGQ; from the coding sequence ATGCGCATCGTCTTTGCAGGCACACCAGAGTTTGCTGCCGAACACCTCAAGGCCCTGCTCGACAGCCCGTACGAGATCGTGGCCGTCTACACCCAGCCAGACCGCCCTGCCGGCCGTGGCCAAAAGCTCATGCCGAGTGCGGTCAAGGCACTGGCCGTGGCCCATGACATCCCGGTGCTCCAGCCGCCAACCCTGCGCAACGCCGAGGCGCAAGCCGAACTCGCCGCACTGAAGCCGGACCTGATGGTGGTGGTCGCCTATGGCCTGATCCTGCCGCAGGCAGTGCTGGATATCCCGCGCCTGGGCTGCATCAACAGTCACGCCTCCCTGCTGCCACGCTGGCGCGGTGCGGCGCCGATCCAGCGCGCCGTGGAAGCCGGCGACGCCGAGAGCGGCGTCACCGTGATGCGCATGGAAGCAGGCCTGGACACCGGCCCGATGCTGCTCAAGGTGGTCACCCCGATCAGCGCCGACGATACCGGCGGCACCTTGCATGATCGCCTGGCCGAAATGGGCCCGCCCGCAGTCATTCAGGCCATCGCTGGCCTGGCCGACGGTTCGCTGCAAGGTGAAGTGCAGGACGATGCCCTGGCCACCTACGCACACAAGCTGAACAAGGACGAGGCGCGCATTGACTGGGCCCGTCCGGCCGTCGAGCTGGAGCGCCTGATCCGCGCCTTCAACCCGTGGCCGGTGTGCCACAGCACCCTCGATGGCGAAACCGTGAAGGTGCTGGGTGCCAACCTGTCCACAGCCAAGGGCGCCCCCGGCGAAATCCTGTCGGCGAGCAAGGACGGGCTGGTCGTCGCCTGCGGTGACCAGGCCCTGAGCCTGACCCGCCTGCAACTGCCCGGTGGCAAGGCGCTGAACTTCAGCGACCTGTTCAACAGCCGCCGCGAGAAATTCGCTGCCGGCAAGGTACTGGGCCAATGA
- the rsmB gene encoding 16S rRNA (cytosine(967)-C(5))-methyltransferase RsmB, with protein MNPRLAAARALAAVLSGKASLNSSLPAQLDKVDERDRGLTQDLAFGTARWQPRLDLLAAQLLQKPFKAADADVQALLLVGLYQLFYTRIPAHAAIGETVGCADKLKKPWAKGLLNAVLRRAQREGEELLASMERDPVVRTAHPRWLQKSLKAFWPEQWEAICAANNAHPPMILRVNRRHHSRDAYLTLLTEAGIGASACQYSRDGIVLAEACDVRGLPGFAEGWVSVQDEAAQLSADLLELAPGQRVLDACCAPGGKTCHLLEAEAGLAQMVAIDLEAKRLTRVRENLDRLKLDAELIACDARDTASWWDGKPFQRILLDAPCSATGVIRRHPDIKLTRQADDIPALATLQGELLDALWPTLEVGGMLLYATCSSLPTENTEVIGAFLARTPGARELDLATEAGLRQPHGRQLLAQEGGHDGFYYAKLIKIAASRG; from the coding sequence ATGAACCCACGTCTCGCCGCCGCCCGTGCCCTTGCCGCTGTACTCAGTGGCAAGGCCTCGCTGAACAGCTCGCTGCCGGCACAACTGGACAAGGTCGATGAACGCGACCGTGGCCTGACCCAGGATCTGGCGTTCGGCACCGCACGCTGGCAGCCACGCCTCGACCTGCTGGCCGCGCAACTGCTGCAGAAGCCGTTCAAGGCCGCCGACGCCGATGTGCAGGCGCTGCTGCTGGTCGGCCTGTACCAGTTGTTCTACACCCGCATTCCGGCCCACGCCGCCATCGGCGAAACCGTGGGTTGCGCCGACAAGCTGAAGAAACCGTGGGCCAAGGGCCTGCTCAATGCCGTGTTGCGCCGCGCCCAGCGTGAGGGCGAAGAACTGCTAGCCAGCATGGAGCGCGACCCGGTGGTGCGCACTGCCCATCCACGCTGGCTGCAAAAATCGCTGAAGGCCTTCTGGCCGGAGCAGTGGGAAGCCATCTGCGCCGCCAACAACGCCCACCCGCCGATGATTCTGCGGGTCAATCGCCGCCACCACAGCCGCGATGCCTACCTGACGCTGCTGACCGAGGCGGGCATTGGCGCCAGCGCCTGCCAGTACAGCCGTGACGGCATCGTGCTGGCCGAAGCCTGCGACGTGCGCGGCCTGCCGGGCTTCGCCGAAGGCTGGGTGAGCGTACAGGACGAAGCCGCGCAGCTGTCTGCCGACCTGCTCGAACTGGCCCCCGGCCAACGCGTGCTGGACGCCTGCTGCGCCCCGGGTGGCAAAACCTGCCACTTGCTGGAGGCCGAAGCCGGCCTGGCGCAGATGGTGGCCATCGACCTCGAAGCCAAGCGCCTGACCCGCGTGCGCGAAAACCTCGACCGCCTCAAACTCGACGCCGAGCTGATCGCCTGCGATGCCCGTGACACCGCCAGCTGGTGGGACGGCAAGCCGTTCCAGCGCATCCTGCTAGACGCGCCGTGTTCGGCCACCGGCGTGATTCGCCGTCACCCGGACATCAAGCTGACCCGACAGGCCGACGACATCCCGGCCCTGGCAACGCTGCAAGGCGAACTGCTCGACGCCCTGTGGCCCACCCTGGAAGTTGGCGGCATGCTGCTATACGCCACCTGCTCCAGCCTGCCGACCGAGAACACCGAAGTGATCGGCGCCTTCCTTGCCCGCACCCCGGGCGCCCGTGAGCTGGACCTGGCCACCGAGGCCGGCCTGCGCCAGCCCCACGGCCGCCAGTTGCTGGCCCAGGAAGGCGGCCACGACGGCTTCTACTATGCCAAGCTGATCAAGATCGCCGCCTCACGCGGATAA
- a CDS encoding lysophospholipid acyltransferase, whose translation MEKFKGALMVGVLRLFAKLPWGAVQRVGAGIGWLMWKIPNGSRNVVRINLAKCFPEMDPVAREQLVGQALRDIGKSFVESACAWIWPPQRSLELVKEVHGLDVLEQALASGKGVVGITSHLGNWEVLNHFYCNQCKPIIFYRPPKLKAVDDLLREQRVQMGNRVAPSTKEGILSVIKEVRRGGQVGIPADPEPAESAGVFVPFLGTQALTSKFVPNMLAGGKAVGVFLHALRLPDGSGFRVILEAAPEAMYSTDVTESAAAMSKVVERYVREYPSQYMWSMKRFKKRPAGEPRWY comes from the coding sequence GTGGAAAAGTTCAAGGGCGCCCTGATGGTCGGGGTGCTGCGACTGTTTGCCAAGCTGCCCTGGGGCGCTGTGCAGCGTGTCGGCGCCGGTATCGGCTGGCTGATGTGGAAAATTCCCAACGGTTCGCGCAACGTGGTGCGGATCAACCTGGCCAAGTGTTTCCCCGAGATGGACCCGGTTGCCCGTGAGCAACTGGTTGGCCAGGCGCTGCGGGATATCGGCAAATCCTTTGTCGAAAGTGCCTGTGCCTGGATCTGGCCGCCGCAGCGTTCGCTGGAGCTGGTGAAGGAAGTGCACGGCCTGGACGTGCTGGAGCAGGCCCTGGCCTCGGGTAAAGGCGTGGTCGGTATCACTAGCCACCTGGGCAACTGGGAAGTGCTGAACCACTTCTACTGCAACCAGTGCAAACCGATCATCTTCTACCGCCCGCCAAAGCTGAAGGCGGTAGATGACCTGCTGCGCGAGCAGCGCGTGCAGATGGGCAACCGCGTGGCGCCATCGACCAAGGAAGGCATCCTCAGCGTGATCAAGGAAGTACGCCGGGGTGGCCAGGTGGGCATTCCTGCCGACCCGGAGCCGGCAGAATCGGCTGGCGTGTTTGTGCCATTTCTCGGCACCCAGGCGCTGACCAGCAAGTTCGTGCCGAACATGCTGGCGGGAGGCAAGGCGGTGGGGGTGTTCCTGCATGCCCTAAGGCTGCCGGATGGCTCGGGCTTCAGGGTGATTCTGGAGGCGGCGCCAGAAGCGATGTACAGCACCGATGTGACTGAATCGGCGGCTGCGATGAGCAAAGTGGTGGAGCGCTATGTGCGCGAGTACCCGAGCCAGTACATGTGGAGCATGAAGCGCTTCAAGAAGCGCCCGGCTGGCGAGCCGCGCTGGTACTAA
- the dprA gene encoding DNA-processing protein DprA, producing the protein MPSYHSSPCPPAELEARLRLHRLTGMGLRRFRTLFDAFGNASSALSAPGSAWRALGIPQTTIDARRSAEVRDGALATMAWLEGAGQHLLMWDDPDYPALLAEIDDAPPLLFIAGELALLNRPQLAIVGSRRATPPALDTAGAFSRYLAQAGFVITSGLAVGIDGAAHRAALKAGGGTIAVLGTGLQKLYPQRHRELAQAMIDSGSALVSEYPLDAGPLPGNFPRRNRIISGLSLGVLVVEASLASGSLITARLAAEQGREVYAIPGSIHHPGAKGCHQLIRDGALLVETVEQIMESLQGWQNLPPAAVDKFDHPLLALLHAAPQTTESLAHCSELPLATVLAQLTELELEGRVSNEAGRWFARVG; encoded by the coding sequence ATGCCCAGTTACCATTCGTCGCCATGCCCGCCTGCCGAACTGGAAGCGCGATTACGTTTGCATCGCCTTACCGGGATGGGCCTGCGGCGTTTTCGCACCTTGTTCGATGCCTTCGGCAATGCCTCTTCTGCCCTGAGTGCTCCCGGTTCTGCCTGGCGAGCGCTGGGCATCCCCCAAACCACCATCGATGCCCGGCGCAGTGCCGAGGTACGAGATGGCGCGCTGGCCACAATGGCCTGGTTAGAGGGCGCCGGCCAGCATTTACTGATGTGGGACGACCCGGACTACCCTGCACTGTTAGCGGAAATCGATGATGCCCCGCCGCTGCTTTTTATCGCCGGAGAACTGGCGTTGCTAAACCGTCCCCAGCTGGCAATTGTGGGTAGCAGGCGTGCCACACCGCCAGCGCTGGATACGGCTGGCGCATTTTCCCGCTACCTTGCGCAGGCCGGCTTCGTCATCACCAGTGGGCTGGCCGTGGGCATCGACGGTGCCGCTCATCGGGCCGCATTGAAGGCAGGAGGGGGCACAATTGCTGTGCTGGGCACGGGGTTGCAAAAACTTTATCCACAGCGCCATCGGGAGCTGGCTCAGGCGATGATCGACAGCGGCAGCGCGCTGGTTTCGGAGTACCCGCTGGATGCCGGGCCACTGCCCGGCAATTTCCCCCGGCGCAATCGCATCATCAGTGGCTTGTCGTTGGGTGTGCTGGTGGTCGAGGCCAGCCTGGCCAGCGGCTCGCTGATCACGGCACGGTTAGCGGCCGAGCAAGGTCGCGAGGTGTATGCCATACCGGGTTCCATCCATCATCCAGGTGCCAAGGGTTGCCACCAGTTGATCCGTGACGGCGCACTGCTGGTGGAAACCGTGGAGCAGATAATGGAAAGCCTGCAGGGCTGGCAGAATTTGCCGCCCGCGGCGGTGGACAAATTCGACCATCCCCTGCTCGCCTTGCTGCATGCTGCGCCACAGACGACAGAAAGCCTGGCCCACTGCAGTGAGCTACCACTTGCCACGGTGCTGGCACAGCTTACCGAGCTGGAGCTGGAAGGCCGGGTCAGCAATGAAGCCGGGCGTTGGTTTGCCCGCGTGGGCTAA
- the def gene encoding peptide deformylase, with translation MAILNILEFPDPRLRTIAKPVTEFDDALRQLIDDMFETMYEAPGIGLAATQVNVHLQVVVMDLSEDRSEPRVFINPTVEELTHDMGQYQEGCLSVPGFYENVDRPLRVRVKAQDRDGKPYELECEGLLAVCVQHEFDHLNGKLFVDYLSQLKRDRIKKKLEKQHRQQA, from the coding sequence ATGGCCATCTTGAACATTCTCGAATTCCCGGACCCGCGCCTGCGCACCATTGCCAAACCGGTGACGGAGTTCGACGACGCCCTGCGTCAGCTGATCGACGACATGTTTGAAACCATGTACGAAGCCCCTGGCATCGGCCTGGCCGCGACCCAGGTCAACGTGCACCTGCAGGTCGTGGTCATGGACCTCAGCGAAGACCGCAGCGAACCGCGCGTCTTCATCAACCCCACGGTCGAAGAGCTGACCCACGACATGGGCCAGTACCAGGAAGGTTGCCTGTCGGTACCGGGCTTCTACGAGAACGTCGACCGCCCGCTGCGGGTACGGGTGAAGGCCCAGGACCGCGACGGCAAGCCGTACGAGCTGGAATGCGAAGGCCTGCTGGCGGTATGCGTGCAGCACGAATTCGACCACCTCAACGGCAAGCTGTTCGTTGACTACCTGTCGCAGCTCAAGCGCGACCGGATCAAGAAGAAGCTGGAAAAGCAGCACCGCCAGCAAGCCTGA
- the glyQ gene encoding glycine--tRNA ligase subunit alpha produces MSQPTPAVRTFQDLILALQNYWAAQGCVVLQPYDMEVGAGTFHTATFLRAVGPETWNAAYVQPSRRPADGRYGENPNRLQHYYQFQVVLKPNPANFQELYLGSLKAIGLDPLVHDIRFVEDNWESPTLGAWGLGWEIWLNGMEVTQFTYFQQVGGIECYPVTGEITYGLERLAMYIQGVDSVYDLVWADGPFGKVTYGDVFHQNEVEQSTYNFEHANVEKLFELFDFYESEANRLIKLDLPLPTYEMVLKASHTFNLLDARRAISVTERQRYILRVRTLARDVAQSYLQARARMGFPMATPELRDEVLAKLEAAQ; encoded by the coding sequence GTGAGCCAGCCTACGCCAGCCGTGCGTACCTTCCAAGACCTGATCCTCGCCCTGCAGAACTACTGGGCAGCTCAAGGTTGTGTGGTGCTTCAGCCCTACGATATGGAAGTAGGCGCCGGCACTTTCCATACCGCCACGTTCCTGCGCGCCGTCGGCCCAGAAACCTGGAACGCCGCCTACGTGCAGCCTAGCCGTCGCCCTGCCGACGGGCGGTATGGCGAAAACCCCAACCGCCTGCAGCACTACTACCAGTTCCAGGTAGTGCTCAAGCCGAACCCGGCCAACTTCCAGGAGCTGTACCTCGGCTCGCTGAAAGCCATCGGCCTGGACCCGCTGGTACACGACATCCGCTTCGTCGAAGACAACTGGGAATCGCCGACCCTTGGCGCCTGGGGTCTGGGCTGGGAAATCTGGCTCAACGGCATGGAAGTCACCCAGTTCACCTACTTCCAGCAGGTAGGCGGTATCGAATGCTACCCGGTCACCGGTGAAATCACCTACGGCCTGGAGCGCCTGGCCATGTACATCCAGGGCGTCGACTCGGTGTACGACCTGGTATGGGCCGACGGCCCGTTCGGCAAGGTCACCTACGGCGACGTGTTCCACCAGAACGAAGTGGAGCAGTCGACCTACAACTTCGAACACGCCAACGTCGAGAAGCTGTTCGAGCTGTTCGACTTCTACGAAAGCGAAGCCAACCGCCTGATCAAGCTGGACCTGCCGCTGCCGACCTACGAAATGGTCCTGAAGGCTTCGCACACCTTCAACCTGCTGGACGCCCGCCGCGCCATCTCGGTAACCGAGCGCCAGCGTTACATCCTGCGCGTACGTACCCTGGCCCGGGACGTGGCGCAAAGCTATCTGCAAGCCCGTGCACGCATGGGCTTCCCGATGGCCACCCCTGAACTGCGTGACGAAGTGTTGGCTAAGCTGGAGGCTGCACAATGA
- a CDS encoding DNA-3-methyladenine glycosylase I, with protein sequence MPRCFWCTDDPLYQAYHDQEWGTPQRDPALLFEMLLLEGFQAGLSWITVLRKRERYREVMYGFDPEKLAAMSDERIEELMQDAGIIRNRLKLKASRRNAQAWLAVDNPGEWLWSFVGGEPRINHFKGRGEVPAVTDEAKAMSKALQKAGFTFVGPTICYAFMQATGMVMDHTTDCDRYAALLR encoded by the coding sequence ATGCCACGCTGCTTTTGGTGTACCGACGATCCGTTGTACCAGGCCTACCACGACCAGGAATGGGGAACGCCACAGCGTGACCCGGCGTTGCTCTTCGAGATGCTTTTGCTCGAAGGGTTCCAGGCCGGGCTTTCGTGGATAACCGTTTTGCGCAAACGCGAGCGTTATCGCGAGGTGATGTACGGCTTTGACCCGGAAAAGCTGGCCGCCATGAGCGACGAACGTATCGAAGAACTGATGCAGGATGCCGGCATCATTCGCAATCGCCTCAAGCTCAAGGCTTCGCGGCGCAATGCCCAAGCCTGGCTTGCTGTGGATAACCCAGGCGAATGGTTGTGGTCGTTCGTCGGTGGCGAGCCTAGGATCAACCACTTCAAAGGGCGTGGCGAGGTGCCGGCTGTCACCGACGAGGCCAAGGCCATGAGCAAGGCTCTGCAGAAAGCCGGCTTCACCTTTGTCGGCCCGACCATCTGCTACGCCTTCATGCAGGCCACCGGTATGGTCATGGACCACACCACCGATTGTGATCGCTACGCCGCCTTGTTGCGCTGA